One segment of Candidatus Campbellbacteria bacterium DNA contains the following:
- the pth gene encoding aminoacyl-tRNA hydrolase has product MNNQQKKIKLVLGLGNPMDSYSGTRHNVGADFLLRYTASSDIELSKHKKAMTGKYTTEKSDINLSIFENVYMNESGPAFLETFGKKSDGLLVCHDDIDIPLGSIKISFNKNSGGHKGIESIMNSLDTKEFGRIRIGIGDRESIKEKLSDFVVSSFTEHEKEKIDLVYKKFFVPIVDEVIKSDLENAMNKYNKKEEGDL; this is encoded by the coding sequence ATGAATAATCAGCAGAAAAAAATAAAACTTGTCCTCGGCTTAGGCAACCCGATGGATTCTTACAGCGGAACAAGGCACAATGTGGGCGCTGATTTTCTCTTGAGATACACCGCTTCGTCAGATATAGAACTCTCAAAGCACAAAAAAGCAATGACAGGGAAGTACACAACAGAAAAAAGCGACATCAACCTATCCATTTTTGAAAATGTGTATATGAATGAATCAGGACCTGCATTTTTAGAAACATTTGGAAAAAAAAGTGATGGTCTGTTGGTCTGTCACGATGACATTGACATACCCCTTGGATCAATAAAAATATCTTTCAATAAAAATTCGGGCGGACACAAGGGAATTGAGTCAATAATGAATTCTCTTGACACCAAAGAATTTGGAAGAATCAGAATAGGAATAGGGGACAGAGAGAGCATAAAAGAAAAACTTTCTGATTTTGTTGTCTCATCATTTACGGAACACGAGAAAGAAAAAATTGATTTAGTATATAAAAAGTTTTTTGTCCCCATCGTTGATGAAGTAATAAAAAGTGATTTGGAGAACGCTATGAACAAATACAACAAGAAAGAAGAGGGTGATTTATAA